A region of Arabidopsis thaliana chromosome 5, partial sequence DNA encodes the following proteins:
- the TTR1 gene encoding Disease resistance protein (TIR-NBS-LRR class) (TOLERANT TO TOBACCO RINGSPOT NEPOVIRUS 1 (TTR1); FUNCTIONS IN: protein binding, sequence-specific DNA binding transcription factor activity; INVOLVED IN: response to virus, plant-type hypersensitive response; LOCATED IN: plasma membrane; EXPRESSED IN: 23 plant structures; EXPRESSED DURING: 13 growth stages; CONTAINS InterPro DOMAIN/s: DNA-binding WRKY (InterPro:IPR003657), NB-ARC (InterPro:IPR002182), Disease resistance protein (InterPro:IPR000767), Toll-Interleukin receptor (InterPro:IPR000157); BEST Arabidopsis thaliana protein match is: Disease resistance protein (TIR-NBS-LRR class) (TAIR:AT5G45260.1); Has 19463 Blast hits to 15000 proteins in 640 species: Archae - 10; Bacteria - 753; Metazoa - 207; Fungi - 5; Plants - 18197; Viruses - 4; Other Eukaryotes - 287 (source: NCBI BLink).): MTESEQIVYISCIEEVRYSFVSHLSKALQRKGVNDVFIDSDDSLSNESQSMVERARVSVMILPGNRTVSLDKLVKVLDCQKNKDQVVVPVLYGVRSSETEWLSALDSKGFSSVHHSRKECSDSQLVKETVRDVYEKLFYMERIGIYSKLLEIEKMINKQPLDIRCVGIWGMPGIGKTTLAKAVFDQMSGEFDAHCFIEDYTKAIQEKGVYCLLEEQFLKENAGASGTVTKLSLLRDRLNNKRVLVVLDDVRSPLVVESFLGGFDWFGPKSLIIITSKDKSVFRLCRVNQIYEVQGLNEKEALQLFSLCASIDDMAEQNLHEVSMKVIKYANGHPLALNLYGRELMGKKRPPEMEIAFLKLKECPPAIFVDAIKSSYDTLNDREKNIFLDIACFFQGENVDYVMQLLEGCGFFPHVGIDVLVEKSLVTISENRVRMHNLIQDVGRQIINRETRQTKRRSRLWEPCSIKYLLEDKEQNENEEQKTTFERAQVPEEIEGMFLDTSNLSFDIKHVAFDNMLNLRLFKIYSSNPEVHHVNNFLKGSLSSLPNVLRLLHWENYPLQFLPQNFDPIHLVEINMPYSQLKKLWGGTKDLEMLKTIRLCHSQQLVDIDDLLKAQNLEVVDLQGCTRLQSFPATGQLLHLRVVNLSGCTEIKSFPEIPPNIETLNLQGTGIIELPLSIVKPNYRELLNLLAEIPGLSGVSNLEQSDLKPLTSLMKISTSYQNPGKLSCLELNDCSRLRSLPNMVNLELLKALDLSGCSELETIQGFPRNLKELYLVGTAVRQVPQLPQSLEFFNAHGCVSLKSIRLDFKKLPVHYTFSNCFDLSPQVVNDFLVQAMANVIAKHIPRERHVTGFSQKTVQRSSRDSQQELNKTLAFSFCAPSHANQNSKLDLQPGSSSMTRLDPSWRNTLVGFAMLVQVAFSEGYCDDTDFGISCVCKWKNKEGHSHRREINLHCWALGKAVERDHTFVFFDVNMRPDTDEGNDPDIWADLVVFEFFPVNKQRKPLNDSCTVTRCGVRLITAVNCNTSIENISPVLSLDPMEVSGNEDEEVLRVRYAGLQEIYKALFLYIAGLFNDEDVGLVAPLIANIIDMDVSYGLKVLAYRSLIRVSSNGEIVMHYLLRQMGKEILHTESKKTDKLVDNIQSSMIATKEIEITRSKSRRKNNKEKRVVCVVDRGSRSSDLWVWRKYGQKPIKSSPYPRSYYRCASSKGCFARKQVERSRTDPNVSVITYISEHNHPFPTLRNTLAGSTRSSSSKCSDVTTSASSTVSQDKEGPDKSHLPSSPASPPYAAMVVKEEDMEQWDNMEFDVDVEEDTFIPELFPEDTFADMDKLEENSQTMFLSRRSSGGNMEAQGKNSSDDREVNLPSKILNR; encoded by the exons ATGACCGAGAGTGAGCAAATCGTCTACATCAGCTGCATAGAGGAGGTACGATACTCCTTCGTCAGCCACCTCTCCAAAGCTCTCCAGCGAAAAGGTGTAAACGATGTCTTCATCGATAGCGATGATTCGCTTTCCAACGAGTCTCAATCAATGGTCGAGAGAGCTAGGGTTTCTGTTATGATTTTACCAGGAAACCGTACGGTATCTCTTGACAAGCTCGTGAAGGTTCTCGATTGCCAGAAGAACAAAGATCAAGTGGTGGTTCCGGTGTTGTACGGTGTCAGATCATCAGAGACCGAATGGCTTAGCGCGCTGGATTCGAAAGGATTCTCATCAGTACACCATTCCAG GAAAGAATGTAGTGACTCCCAGCTTGTAAAAGAGACTGTTAGAGATGTGTATGAGAAGCTCTTTTATATGGAACGAATTGGAATATATTCGAAGCTGCTGGAGATTGAGAAAATGATTAACAAGCAACCGTTGGACATCCGTTGTGTTGGAATTTGGGGTATGCCTGGCATAGGCAAGACTACACTTGCTAAAGCAGTCTTTGACCAAATGTCTGGTGAGTTTGATGCTCATTGCTTTATTGAAGACTACACCAAAGCTATTCAAGAGAAGGGTGTTTATTGTTTGCTGGAGGAAcagtttttgaaagaaaatgcTGGTGCTAGTGGTACCGTTACGAAATTGAGCTTGCTTAGGGATAGATTAAACAATAAGAGGgttcttgttgttcttgatgatgtcCGCAGTCCTCTGGTTGTGGAGTCTTTTCTTGGAGGGTTTGACTGGTTTGGTCCCAAAAGTCTAATCATCATAACCTCCAAAGATAAATCGGTGTTTCGCCTTTGTCGAGTCAATCAAATATACGAGGTTCAGGGTTTAAATGAGAAAGAGGCTCTTCAACTCTTCTCTTTGTGTGCGTCTATAGACGATATGGCAGAGCAGAATCTCCACGAGGTGTCAATGAAAGTTATTAAATATGCTAATGGCCATCCATTAGCTCTCAATCTCTATGGCAGAGAACTGATGGGGAAGAAAAGACCACCAGAAATGGAGATAGCATTCCTCAAACTCAAGGAATGTCCTCCAGCTATTTTTGTTGATGCAATCAAGAGCTCGTATGACACACTCAATGACagggaaaaaaacatttttttggacATAGCTTGTTTCTTCCAGGGAGAAAATGTTGACTACGTGATGCAACTGCTTGAGGGTTGTGGTTTCTTTCCACATGTTGGAATTGATGTTCTTGTGGAGAAGAGTCTGGTGACTATTTCAGAAAACCGAGTGCGGATGCATAACTTGATCCAAGATGTTGGCCgacaaataataaatagagAAACAAGACAGACTAAGAGGCGCAGCAGACTGTGGGAACCTTGCAgcatcaaatatttattagaaGATAAGGAACAAAAcgaaaatgaagaacaaaaaacaacttttgaaCGTGCTCAG GTCCCTGAAGAGATCGAAGGCATGTTTCTGGACACATCAAACTTAAGTTTTGATATTAAGCATGTTGCCTTTGATAATATGTTGAACCTTAGATTGTTCAAGATTTACAGTTCCAATCCTGAAGTCCATCATGTAAACAATTTCCTCAAAGGCTCTCTCAGTTCTCTTCCTAATGTGCTAAGACTCCTGCATTGGGAGAACTATCCTCTGCAGTTTCTGCCTCAAAATTTTGATCCTATACACCTTGTTGAAATCAACATGCCGTACAGCCAACTTAAGAAACTTTGGGGTGGAACCAAG GACCTGGAGATGTTGAAGACAATCAGGCTTTGTCATTCCCAACAACTAGTTGATATTGACGATCTTTTAAAAGCTCAAAATCTTGAGGTAGTTGATCTCCAAGGCTGTACAAGACTGCAGAGTTTCCCAGCCACCGGTCAATTGCTACATTTACGAGTTGTAAATCTCTCAGGTTGCACAGAGATCAAAAGTTTCCCAGAAATTCCCCCAAATATTGAGACACTGAATCTACAGGGGACTGGTATAATAGAATTACCACTTTCCATTGTTAAGCCAAACTACAGAGAGCTTTTGAATCTTCTAGCTGAAATCCCGGGTCTTTCAGGTGTCTCAAACCTTGAGCAAAGTGATCTCAAACCTTTAACAAGCCTGATGAAAATTAGCACATCTTACCAAAATCCTGGCAAGCTTAGTTGCTTGGAGCTGAATGATTGTTCTCGTTTGCGAAGTCTGCCAAACATGGTTAATTTAGAACTTCTCAAAGCCCTTGATCTTTCTGGTTGCTCAGAGCTCGAGACTATCCAGGGTTTCCCACGGAACCTGAAAGAGTTATATCTTGTTGGCACTGCAGTAAGACAAGTGCCACAACTTCCTCAAAGTCTAGAATTCTTTAATGCCCATGGTTGTGTCTCTCTCAAATCAATTCGTTTGGACTTCAAGAAGCTTCCTGTGCATTACACATTTAGTAATTGTTTCGATCTATCTCCACAAGTGGTCAACGATTTTTTAGTGCAGGCGATGGCTAATGTGATTGCAAAACACATACCAAGAGAGCGTCATGTCACAGGCTTTTCTCAAAAGACTGTGCAGCGTTCGAGTCGTGACAGTCAGCAG GAACTCAACAAAACTTTGGCTTTCAGCTTCTGTGCGCCCTCACATGCGAATCAAAATTCCAAACTTGATCTGCAACCAGGATCTTCTTCAATGACACGACTAGATCCTTCTTGGAGGAACACACTTGTGGGCTTTGCTATGCTGGTGCAAGTCGCATTTTCCGAGGGTTACTGTGATGATACTGATTTTGGCATTAGTTGTGTTTGCAAATGGAAAAACAAGGAAGGCCACTCTCATAGGAGAGAAATAAATTTGCATTGTTGGGCTTTAGGGAAAGCTGTTGAAAGGGATCATACGTTTGTCTTCTTTGATGTCAACATGCGTCCAGATACCGATGAAGGAAATGACCCCGATATCTGGGCTGATTTAGTTGTTTTTGAGTTCTTTCCTGTcaataaacagagaaagccTCTAAATGATAGTTGCACAGTGACAAGATGTGGAGTCCGTTTAATAACTGCTGTAAACTGCAATACAAGTATCGAGAATATATCACCAGTTTTGTCCTTGGATCCGATGGAGGTTTCTGgtaatgaagatgaagaagtatTGAGAGTCAGATATGCTGGTTTACAGGAGATATATAaagctttgtttctttacaTAGCGGGTTTGTTCAATGACGAGGATGTTGGTTTGGTAGCACCACTTATTGCTAACATTATTGACATGGACGTTAGTTATGGGCTCAAGGTCTTAGCCTATAGGTCTCTCATACGTGTATCTTCCAATGGGGAAATAGTGATGCACTATTTGCTACGACAAATGGGTAAAGAAATCCTCCATACAGAATCAAAGAAGACTGACAAATTAGTCGACAATATTCAGAGTTCCATGATCGCAACAAAGGAAATCGAGATCACTCGTTCAAAGAGTCGCCGAAA GAACAACAAGGAAAAGAGAGTGGTTTGCGTAGTGGATCGAGGCAGCCGGTCCAGTGACCTATGGGTTTGGCGAAAGTATGGTCAAAAACCCATCAAAAGTTCTCCTTATCCAAG GAGTTACTATAGATGTGCCAGCTCGAAAGGTTGTTTTGCTAGGAAACAAGTCGAACGTAGCCGCACTGATCCAAATGTTTCAGTAATTACTTACATCTCTGAGCATAACCATCCATTCCCCACTCTACGCAATACTCTTGCCGGCTCCACTCGTTCCTCTTCCTCCAAATGCTCAGATGTAACTACTTCTGCCTCATCGACAGTCTCCCAAGACAAAGAAGGACCGGATAAATCCCATTTGCCTTCCTCCCCTGCTTCTCCTCCTTATGCGGCCATGGTGGTTAAGGAGGAGGACATGGAGCAATGGGACAATATGGAGTTCGATGTTGACGTTGAAGAAGATACTTTCATACCCGAATTATTTCCAGAGGATACCTTCGCTGATATGGACAAGCTTGAGGAAAATTCTCAGACTATGTTTCTCTCTCGCAGAAGCAGCGGAGGCAACATGGAAGCCCAAGGGAAGAACTCTAGTGATGATAGGGAGGTCAATTTACCTAGTAAAATTCTGAATAGATAG
- the TTR1 gene encoding Disease resistance protein (TIR-NBS-LRR class), with product MTESEQIVYISCIEEVRYSFVSHLSKALQRKGVNDVFIDSDDSLSNESQSMVERARVSVMILPGNRTVSLDKLVKVLDCQKNKDQVVVPVLYGVRSSETEWLSALDSKGFSSVHHSRKECSDSQLVKETVRDVYEKLFYMERIGIYSKLLEIEKMINKQPLDIRCVGIWGMPGIGKTTLAKAVFDQMSGEFDAHCFIEDYTKAIQEKGVYCLLEEQFLKENAGASGTVTKLSLLRDRLNNKRVLVVLDDVRSPLVVESFLGGFDWFGPKSLIIITSKDKSVFRLCRVNQIYEVQGLNEKEALQLFSLCASIDDMAEQNLHEVSMKVIKYANGHPLALNLYGRELMGKKRPPEMEIAFLKLKECPPAIFVDAIKSSYDTLNDREKNIFLDIACFFQGENVDYVMQLLEGCGFFPHVGIDVLVEKSLVTISENRVRMHNLIQDVGRQIINRETRQTKRRSRLWEPCSIKYLLEDKEQNENEEQKTTFERAQVPEEIEGMFLDTSNLSFDIKHVAFDNMLNLRLFKIYSSNPEVHHVNNFLKGSLSSLPNVLRLLHWENYPLQFLPQNFDPIHLVEINMPYSQLKKLWGGTKDLEMLKTIRLCHSQQLVDIDDLLKAQNLEVVDLQGCTRLQSFPATGQLLHLRVVNLSGCTEIKSFPEIPPNIETLNLQGTGIIELPLSIVKPNYRELLNLLAEIPGLSGVSNLEQSDLKPLTSLMKISTSYQNPGKLSCLELNDCSRLRSLPNMVNLELLKALDLSGCSELETIQGFPRNLKELYLVGTAVRQVPQLPQSLEFFNAHGCVSLKSIRLDFKKLPVHYTFSNCFDLSPQVVNDFLVQAMANVIAKHIPRERHVTGFSQKTVQRSSRDSQQELNKTLAFSFCAPSHANQNSKLDLQPGSSSMTRLDPSWRNTLVGFAMLVQVAFSEGYCDDTDFGISCVCKWKNKEGHSHRREINLHCWALGKAVERDHTFVFFDVNMRPDTDEGNDPDIWADLVVFEFFPVNKQRKPLNDSCTVTRCGVRLITAVNCNTSIENISPVLSLDPMEVSGNEDEEVLRVRYAGLQEIYKALFLYIAGLFNDEDVGLVAPLIANIIDMDVSYGLKVLAYRSLIRVSSNGEIVMHYLLRQMGKEILHTESKKTDKLVDNIQSSMIATKEIEITRSKSRRKNNKEKRVVCVVDRGSRSSDLWVWRKYGQKPIKSSPYPRYTIYIHKSLMFT from the exons ATGACCGAGAGTGAGCAAATCGTCTACATCAGCTGCATAGAGGAGGTACGATACTCCTTCGTCAGCCACCTCTCCAAAGCTCTCCAGCGAAAAGGTGTAAACGATGTCTTCATCGATAGCGATGATTCGCTTTCCAACGAGTCTCAATCAATGGTCGAGAGAGCTAGGGTTTCTGTTATGATTTTACCAGGAAACCGTACGGTATCTCTTGACAAGCTCGTGAAGGTTCTCGATTGCCAGAAGAACAAAGATCAAGTGGTGGTTCCGGTGTTGTACGGTGTCAGATCATCAGAGACCGAATGGCTTAGCGCGCTGGATTCGAAAGGATTCTCATCAGTACACCATTCCAG GAAAGAATGTAGTGACTCCCAGCTTGTAAAAGAGACTGTTAGAGATGTGTATGAGAAGCTCTTTTATATGGAACGAATTGGAATATATTCGAAGCTGCTGGAGATTGAGAAAATGATTAACAAGCAACCGTTGGACATCCGTTGTGTTGGAATTTGGGGTATGCCTGGCATAGGCAAGACTACACTTGCTAAAGCAGTCTTTGACCAAATGTCTGGTGAGTTTGATGCTCATTGCTTTATTGAAGACTACACCAAAGCTATTCAAGAGAAGGGTGTTTATTGTTTGCTGGAGGAAcagtttttgaaagaaaatgcTGGTGCTAGTGGTACCGTTACGAAATTGAGCTTGCTTAGGGATAGATTAAACAATAAGAGGgttcttgttgttcttgatgatgtcCGCAGTCCTCTGGTTGTGGAGTCTTTTCTTGGAGGGTTTGACTGGTTTGGTCCCAAAAGTCTAATCATCATAACCTCCAAAGATAAATCGGTGTTTCGCCTTTGTCGAGTCAATCAAATATACGAGGTTCAGGGTTTAAATGAGAAAGAGGCTCTTCAACTCTTCTCTTTGTGTGCGTCTATAGACGATATGGCAGAGCAGAATCTCCACGAGGTGTCAATGAAAGTTATTAAATATGCTAATGGCCATCCATTAGCTCTCAATCTCTATGGCAGAGAACTGATGGGGAAGAAAAGACCACCAGAAATGGAGATAGCATTCCTCAAACTCAAGGAATGTCCTCCAGCTATTTTTGTTGATGCAATCAAGAGCTCGTATGACACACTCAATGACagggaaaaaaacatttttttggacATAGCTTGTTTCTTCCAGGGAGAAAATGTTGACTACGTGATGCAACTGCTTGAGGGTTGTGGTTTCTTTCCACATGTTGGAATTGATGTTCTTGTGGAGAAGAGTCTGGTGACTATTTCAGAAAACCGAGTGCGGATGCATAACTTGATCCAAGATGTTGGCCgacaaataataaatagagAAACAAGACAGACTAAGAGGCGCAGCAGACTGTGGGAACCTTGCAgcatcaaatatttattagaaGATAAGGAACAAAAcgaaaatgaagaacaaaaaacaacttttgaaCGTGCTCAG GTCCCTGAAGAGATCGAAGGCATGTTTCTGGACACATCAAACTTAAGTTTTGATATTAAGCATGTTGCCTTTGATAATATGTTGAACCTTAGATTGTTCAAGATTTACAGTTCCAATCCTGAAGTCCATCATGTAAACAATTTCCTCAAAGGCTCTCTCAGTTCTCTTCCTAATGTGCTAAGACTCCTGCATTGGGAGAACTATCCTCTGCAGTTTCTGCCTCAAAATTTTGATCCTATACACCTTGTTGAAATCAACATGCCGTACAGCCAACTTAAGAAACTTTGGGGTGGAACCAAG GACCTGGAGATGTTGAAGACAATCAGGCTTTGTCATTCCCAACAACTAGTTGATATTGACGATCTTTTAAAAGCTCAAAATCTTGAGGTAGTTGATCTCCAAGGCTGTACAAGACTGCAGAGTTTCCCAGCCACCGGTCAATTGCTACATTTACGAGTTGTAAATCTCTCAGGTTGCACAGAGATCAAAAGTTTCCCAGAAATTCCCCCAAATATTGAGACACTGAATCTACAGGGGACTGGTATAATAGAATTACCACTTTCCATTGTTAAGCCAAACTACAGAGAGCTTTTGAATCTTCTAGCTGAAATCCCGGGTCTTTCAGGTGTCTCAAACCTTGAGCAAAGTGATCTCAAACCTTTAACAAGCCTGATGAAAATTAGCACATCTTACCAAAATCCTGGCAAGCTTAGTTGCTTGGAGCTGAATGATTGTTCTCGTTTGCGAAGTCTGCCAAACATGGTTAATTTAGAACTTCTCAAAGCCCTTGATCTTTCTGGTTGCTCAGAGCTCGAGACTATCCAGGGTTTCCCACGGAACCTGAAAGAGTTATATCTTGTTGGCACTGCAGTAAGACAAGTGCCACAACTTCCTCAAAGTCTAGAATTCTTTAATGCCCATGGTTGTGTCTCTCTCAAATCAATTCGTTTGGACTTCAAGAAGCTTCCTGTGCATTACACATTTAGTAATTGTTTCGATCTATCTCCACAAGTGGTCAACGATTTTTTAGTGCAGGCGATGGCTAATGTGATTGCAAAACACATACCAAGAGAGCGTCATGTCACAGGCTTTTCTCAAAAGACTGTGCAGCGTTCGAGTCGTGACAGTCAGCAG GAACTCAACAAAACTTTGGCTTTCAGCTTCTGTGCGCCCTCACATGCGAATCAAAATTCCAAACTTGATCTGCAACCAGGATCTTCTTCAATGACACGACTAGATCCTTCTTGGAGGAACACACTTGTGGGCTTTGCTATGCTGGTGCAAGTCGCATTTTCCGAGGGTTACTGTGATGATACTGATTTTGGCATTAGTTGTGTTTGCAAATGGAAAAACAAGGAAGGCCACTCTCATAGGAGAGAAATAAATTTGCATTGTTGGGCTTTAGGGAAAGCTGTTGAAAGGGATCATACGTTTGTCTTCTTTGATGTCAACATGCGTCCAGATACCGATGAAGGAAATGACCCCGATATCTGGGCTGATTTAGTTGTTTTTGAGTTCTTTCCTGTcaataaacagagaaagccTCTAAATGATAGTTGCACAGTGACAAGATGTGGAGTCCGTTTAATAACTGCTGTAAACTGCAATACAAGTATCGAGAATATATCACCAGTTTTGTCCTTGGATCCGATGGAGGTTTCTGgtaatgaagatgaagaagtatTGAGAGTCAGATATGCTGGTTTACAGGAGATATATAaagctttgtttctttacaTAGCGGGTTTGTTCAATGACGAGGATGTTGGTTTGGTAGCACCACTTATTGCTAACATTATTGACATGGACGTTAGTTATGGGCTCAAGGTCTTAGCCTATAGGTCTCTCATACGTGTATCTTCCAATGGGGAAATAGTGATGCACTATTTGCTACGACAAATGGGTAAAGAAATCCTCCATACAGAATCAAAGAAGACTGACAAATTAGTCGACAATATTCAGAGTTCCATGATCGCAACAAAGGAAATCGAGATCACTCGTTCAAAGAGTCGCCGAAA GAACAACAAGGAAAAGAGAGTGGTTTGCGTAGTGGATCGAGGCAGCCGGTCCAGTGACCTATGGGTTTGGCGAAAGTATGGTCAAAAACCCATCAAAAGTTCTCCTTATCCAAGgtacactatatatatacacaaatctTTGATGTTTACTTAA